A genomic window from Rhodanobacteraceae bacterium includes:
- a CDS encoding 2OG-Fe(II) oxygenase has protein sequence MTTTGSPTPSPPTAGWWWATGSTRTCGRHCSTPPGRAPPQASDPGARVGRGNATLRTTEVRGDSIQWLEPDDPAPCVGVLLARLEGLRSALNERLYLGLIASEAHFAHYPPGGAYRRHLDRFRDEDARAVSAVIHLGDPWQPRFGGELRIYLEGPDGEVSIDIAPEPGQLVLFLSGEIEHEVLATQRDRYSVACWMRRRTARTLPL, from the coding sequence CTGACCACGACCGGATCGCCGACGCCCTCGCCACCGACCGCTGGCTGGTGGTGGGCGACTGGCTCGACACGCACTTGCGGCAGGCACTGCTCGACACCGCCAGGTCGCGCGCCGCCGCAGGCGTCTGACCCCGGCGCGCGCGTGGGCCGCGGCAATGCCACCCTGCGCACAACCGAGGTACGCGGTGATTCGATCCAGTGGCTGGAACCGGACGATCCGGCGCCGTGCGTCGGCGTCCTCCTGGCGCGCCTGGAAGGCCTGCGCTCCGCACTGAATGAGCGCCTGTACCTGGGCTTGATTGCGAGCGAAGCGCATTTTGCCCACTATCCACCAGGAGGCGCCTACCGCCGCCACCTCGACCGTTTCCGCGACGAGGACGCGCGCGCAGTCTCCGCCGTGATCCACCTCGGCGACCCCTGGCAACCGCGTTTTGGTGGCGAGTTGCGCATCTACCTGGAAGGCCCGGACGGCGAGGTCTCGATCGACATCGCACCGGAACCCGGGCAACTGGTGCTGTTCCTGAGCGGCGAAATCGAACACGAGGTACTGGCAACGCAACGAGATCGCTACAGCGTGGCGTGCTGGATGCGCCGGCGGACGGCGCGGACGCTGCCACTGTAG
- a CDS encoding HAMP domain-containing histidine kinase: MAREAENALPADDFAVNSVVHDEIERAEALVGDKPIKLELVERAQFCLHAPSKVVAVLIGNLIRNAVAHTDQGHVRVTVELGMVTVEDTGVGMSEEDLSRSSSPSSAPSTGAAAATA, translated from the coding sequence ATGGCGCGCGAGGCCGAGAACGCTCTGCCGGCGGACGATTTTGCCGTCAACTCGGTGGTGCACGACGAGATCGAGCGCGCCGAGGCGCTGGTCGGCGACAAGCCGATCAAGCTGGAGCTGGTCGAGCGTGCGCAGTTCTGCCTGCACGCGCCCTCCAAGGTGGTCGCGGTGCTGATCGGCAACCTGATCCGCAATGCGGTGGCCCACACCGACCAGGGCCACGTCCGGGTCACGGTGGAACTCGGCATGGTGACGGTCGAGGACACCGGCGTCGGCATGTCGGAGGAGGACCTCAGCAGATCTTCCAGCCCTTCTTCCGCGCCAAGCACGGGCGCCGCGGCGGCCACGGCGTAG